The Flavipsychrobacter sp. genome contains the following window.
ATTCCATGCCTACCTTATATCGGCTGATGATAGGGGGTAGTATGTTTTTGGGCATGCAAGCAGCCTGTATGATGGGGTGCTGCGCTATGGCTTTGAATATCAGCTCCTGTGCCTTATTGTATTCAGGAGTAGGTTGTCTGGAGCTCTGTAAGTTGTTCTTAGACAGCTTGGCTGCTCCCGAGGCGGTATTTTTGCCATCCTCGAAGTTGATCTTTGTGATAAGCTCGTCAATGACTTTTAGCTCGTTGGGCTGTATTAATTGTTGTATCTGAATTACCGAAGAAGGTATCTGCATGGCGAAATTTTAAGTAACGAAACAAATATAACATTGAGCGGCTTATGTGGGTAAGTTTTTCAGCCTTAAAAACTAAATAAGTCTAAGTTTTTATACATTTGCACAATTTGTTTTTTTTATGTCTACAAGAGAATTAGAAAAAAGTCCGGCTTGGTTATTATTAGAAGATGGCACACTATTTAAAGGTGTATCGTTTGGTGCAAAAGGTACTACCGGTGGTGAGATTTGCTTCAATACAGGTATGACCGGGTATCAGGAAGTGTTTACTGACCCTTCTTATACAGGTCAGGTATTGATAATGAATAACATATATGTAGGTAACTACGGTGTTAAAAATGAAGATGTAGAAAGTGATTCTGTGAAGATCAAAGGCTTGATATGTAAGAATATATCAGACCGTTTTAGCAGAATGACAGCTGATGGTAGTCTACAGGACTATTTGGAAGCGAACAAGATAGTTGCCATACAGGATGTTGATACCAGAGTTTTGGTGCAGCATATAAGAAGTAAGGGTGCGATGAACTGTGTGATCAGTTCGGAGTATAGCGAGCTGGCAGACCTTCAGGCTGCATTGGCTAAGGTGCCTAGTATGAATGGTTTGGAATTGTCTTCTACCATATCTACTAAAGAGGCTTATACAATAGGAGACGAGTCTTCTGACGTGAAGATAGCAGTACTGGATCTTGGTGTAAAACAGCATATTTTAAAGTGTTTAGCTGATAGAGGTGCCTTCTTGAAGGTTTTTCCTGCCAAAACCAGCTATAGCGATATGAAGGCTTTTGGCCCTAATGGTGTGTTTATCTCTAACGGTCCTGGCGACCCAGCTGTGATGGACTATGCCGTAGATACTGTAAAAGAGGCAATGGCGGATAACCAACCTTTGTTTGGTATTTGCCTTGGTCATCAGATATTAGCCAGAGCTAACGGGGTAAGCACCTTTAAGATGCACCATGGCCATAGAGGGCTGAACCACCCTGTAATGAATTTGCAAACAGGAAGGTCAGAGATCACGACACAGAATCACGGTTTTGGTGTAGATCCTGAATCTATCAAGAGTTCTACTACTGTTGAGGTGACCCATAAGAACTTGAACGACGATTCGATAGAGGGTATTAAAGTGGTAGGTAAGCCAGCGTTCTCGGTGCAGTACCACCCTGAAAGTACTCCTGGTCCTCAGGATTCGAGATATCTATTCGATGATTTTATCGAATTGATTAAGTCTCATAACTAATTGAAAATCTTATTGCTATAACGTTTACTTTGTTTGTTAGATGAAGAAAGAAAAGGTATTAATCATTGGAGCTTGTGGGCAAATTGGTGTAGAGTTAACCCTTGCACTTAGAAAGCTATATGGCGACCAGAATGTTATAGCAACAGATATAAGAGAAGAGCATCCTTTGTTGGCAGGTACAGGTCCGTTTAGCATACTGGATGCTATGGATGCTGAAGCCATATTAGGTTTTATAAAGAAAGAAGGGGTAACACAGATCTATTTATTAGCTGCCTTGCTATCTGCAACAGGCGAGAAGATGCC
Protein-coding sequences here:
- the carA gene encoding glutamine-hydrolyzing carbamoyl-phosphate synthase small subunit → MSTRELEKSPAWLLLEDGTLFKGVSFGAKGTTGGEICFNTGMTGYQEVFTDPSYTGQVLIMNNIYVGNYGVKNEDVESDSVKIKGLICKNISDRFSRMTADGSLQDYLEANKIVAIQDVDTRVLVQHIRSKGAMNCVISSEYSELADLQAALAKVPSMNGLELSSTISTKEAYTIGDESSDVKIAVLDLGVKQHILKCLADRGAFLKVFPAKTSYSDMKAFGPNGVFISNGPGDPAVMDYAVDTVKEAMADNQPLFGICLGHQILARANGVSTFKMHHGHRGLNHPVMNLQTGRSEITTQNHGFGVDPESIKSSTTVEVTHKNLNDDSIEGIKVVGKPAFSVQYHPESTPGPQDSRYLFDDFIELIKSHN